The nucleotide window CGTTCAACGCGTGGAAGTGGACCAACCCCACCGACGGAGTGCTGACGCAGCTGCGCCAGTGCCCCAACTACACCGGGGAGATTCAAGTCACGGTGACGCCGGGCACCACCCACAGCGGCTGGGATGAGTTCTGGAGCCGCCCGGATGCGCAGACCTGGCTCGTGAGCCAGGTGCGCTGACGTCCTGGACGCCGTGAGCCCGCGGCAACGTCAGAGCAGGCCGAGCACGGTCAGCGTGCTTGGTCCGCTCAGCCGCGCGAGCCCTCCCGAGGTGTAGCAGGCGTCCAGGTCCGTGTTGAGGAACTCGGTGACCCGGACCGTGGTGGCCCCGGCGAACTTGCCCGACGACACCGAGCCGAAATGTGTCACGGTGACCGAGAGCCCCGCCCCCTGGACCGCCACCCGGGTCTGCACCAGCGTGGACGTCTCCCCCGTGTTCCAGGTCAGCACCGAAGGGGCCGTGCCAATCTCCAGCAACCCCAGGCAGGAGTAGTCCGTCGCCAGGGCGTTGGTGCTGTTGCTGGCGGAGGTCACACCGCCTCCCAGACAGTTCGAGTAGACAGCGGTCCCGGTGATGTTCACGTTCTGGGGCGTGGTGGTGAGCGGAGGCGAGTAATTGCTCGACACCGAGCCGATGAGACAGCTGACGAGGGTGAGCAGGGGTTGCTCCGTCTGCACCAACGGCGTGGACGCCTCCGTGTCGACAGCTCCACCACACCCCATGAGACAGACAGCGGTCACGACAGCCCACGGACGTCGAGACATGACGCCTCCCAGTGTGTGCCCTGGGAGAGGTACCGCGAGACCCGCTCCTCGGACCATTGTCTGACAGGGCAGCTCCCAGCGCATCGAGCGCCCCCGCGGCCTGACGCGGCGACCACATGAACACACGCGCCCTGGCAACGTCCCACCTGGAGCCGGCGCCGAGGTGTCGACTACGCTCCAGCGGTTGTCCTTGCCCAGAACCGTCACGGGAGAGGCACCATGCAAACGAAGCGAGGCATCGCTGTCTGGCTGTGCATGATGGGGCTCGTCGCGAGCTGCGGGGCAGCGACCTCCGCCGAAGAGCCAGCATTGTCGTCCACCCAGGAGTCCCTGATTCCGCCCTGCACGACCTCCTACTTCATCGCCTACTACACCGACGCGACGTACTCGACCTGGTCTGGCTCCGACTATTGTGACTGCGGGGACATTCGCAGACAGCCGGGAACCAAGACTCCGTACTCCATCGTCCACGACCCGCCCAGGCCCTGTCCCTGAGCCACCGCGAGGGAGCCACCGGGCCCGCCTTTGCGCGCCTCGGTGGCTCCCTCCATACGAGCCGGACTACAGCCGGACGGCGCCTGTCTTGCTCAGCAGGTCGAACAGCTTCTCCCGGTCCAGCGTCCTGCCCTTGAACGCCTTCGGCACGAACACCTTCTTGAGCGCCACGTCCGAGGCGTCGAACCCACTCTTGTAGTGGTTCGCCGCCTTCACCTTCGCCTGCACGTCGTGGTCATCCTCGATGACCACCTCGGCCTTCAACACACCGCCCACCCGGAGCGAGGCGTCGTTGCCGTGGCCCCAGACGACCTGGGCCTCCACGTCCTCGCCGACGATGACCTCGCCGTCCGTGTCCAGCCCGCTGACGCGCAGCGTGCCTCCCACCGCGAGCAACCCCTCCAGGCCCGCGTTGCGCAGCACCCCGCTCACCGTCAGGTCCCCCGTCACCAGCAGGGGCGCGTCGAGGTGCACGTCGCCCTTCACCACCAGGTTCCCCCGGACGAAGCGCGGCGCCTTCTTGAATCCCGGCGTCTGCGCCTCGGCGGGGAGCACGTCCCTTACGAGCTCCACGATGGCCATGACCGTCCACGGGAACTCTCCCTGGAGCGCGGCCGCGAGCTCATCCCACGACGTGGCCCCCTGGAGCTCGAGCCCCTTCAGGACCTGCTCGATGGCGTCCACGTCCTCGCCCTCGTAGTACCAGGACGCGAGCACCGCCTTCTTCCGACGCTCCAGTTCCTCCAGCAGGGGACGCACGTCCAGGGCGCCCTTCTTGCCCTTGGGTACCTTGGCTCCCAGCAGTTGCGCGAGGGCCGCGTGCTTGTGCTCCAGCGCCTCCTGCACCGGCGTCTGGCCGCTGGAGTTCTTCAGCGTGACGTCCGCGCCGGCCGCGAGCAGGACCTCGATGACGGGCCCGCGCTCCTTGAAGCGCGCGTGCTGGTGCAGCGGCGTCCAACCCTTGCCCGCGTTGGGGTTGGCTCCCGCGTCGATGAGCGCCTTCGCCACCTGCGCGGTCCGAGCCTCGAAGAGCGCGGTGCGCCCCGCGCCGTCGAGCGCATCCACGGGGACGCCGCCCTTCGCGAGCGGGCCGATGCAGGACACGCTACCGTGCTCGGCGGCGGCATGGAGGGGCGTGGACTTGTCTCCATCGACAGCGTCCGTGGAGACGCCCAGGCGCAGCAGCTCCTTCACCAGGCCGGCGTCATCCACCATCGCGGCGAGGTGCAGCACGCCGCGCTTGTTCGAGTCCTTCGCGGACAGGTCCGCGCCCAGCGCGACCAGGGCCAGCACCCGGCCGATGCGGCTGTTCCCCTCGAAGCCCGGGCCGAAGAACGGCTTCGCATCGAGCCCCGCCGCGAGCAACAGTCCCTTGTCGAACTCCTTGCCCTTCGCCTTCGCGGGCTTCTGCTTGCGCAGCCACGTGTGGAAGCCCTCGTCGGAGAAGGCGCCCTCCAGGCCCTGGAAGTTGAGCGGATCATCGTCGTCCGTCACGCCCTGGGCGCACATGCCGGGGTTCTCCTCCAGCAGGGAGAGCAGCTCGCGGTAGCCCTGCTCCTTCTTGCCCTGGGTGAGCGCGCGCCAGGCCGCGAGCCCACGGCGTCCGCGCTGATGGTCCGGCAGGGAACGCAGGGACTCGGCCTCGTCCAGCGCGGCCTCCACCTCGTCGAGCTGGGCCACGCTCGGGGTGCCTCGCACGAGGTCCTCGGCCCACTGGCTCAGGGCCAGCGAGCGGGCCTTCTGCGCGAGCGTCAGCTTGCCACCGGGCTTCGTGCCGCGCGTCAGCGCGAGGATGCGGTCACGCAGCGCCCAGTGCTCGGCCTTCACCTCGCGCGCCCAGCGATGGGGCTCCAGCCGCCGCGTCGGGTCCAGTGACCAGCTCAGGGAGTGGAGCGCCAGCAGGTGCTCGGGGTCCGCCGCCACCACCTGACGCAGCAGGACCATCGCTTGCTCGAGCTGCGGTGGCATCTCGTCCAGCAGCGCATCCGCCTTCGTCATCAACGCGGCGACATCCACCTTCTTCGGTTCCCGGGCACGCGACATGGCGCCGGAAGCTGCCACGCCCCCGGGAGGCCCGCGCGGAAATCGCACCGGCCTTGGACACCATCGCAATCCGAGAATTCTCCCGGTTCGAGACGAGAGGGAGAGCACGAGCACCGCGGGTCGAGACAGGTACGCTGCGGGTGTGAAGTCCCACGCCCCTGAAACCTGTTCGCGGCCATCGAGCCATGCAACGTCGGCGCGCTGGAGGGCCTGCTGGCGAAGTCGAAGCGGTCGCGGACCCGTTCCTCCGCGACCACGCCGTCGCCATGCGTCACCGGATGGCCGCGCGCTCAATCAGAAACACGCACCACAACTCCTCGCGACCTCCCCGGCCTCATAGGTGTCGTGCGGAGGGACATCCCTGCGGCAGACGAGATAGGCGACGTTGACCGTCCAATTGCATCCAGGCTCGCAATACCAGAGGGTGAACTGGGGGGAGAACCCCGGCTCGCAGGCCACCAGCGCCTGCTCGGTCTGCGCGGGACTCTCCGCATCGGCCTCGGGGCCGACCCCACATCCCAGCCCCAGCGTCCCAGCCATCACCACGAGCAAGCCACCCATCGAGAGTCTCATTGCCATTCATCACCTCGGATGCGCTGTGCGGGATTGCACCGGGCTCATTTGACTCGTCATCCCTCGGCGGCATCATGTCTGGGCCGATGCAAGCATTCGGCAGTGGACAGTCTCGAGGGCGGCAGGAGAGAGACCAGGGTGGAAGCTGGGATGATGCACAGCACCCTGGAGAAGACCTCGCCAGGGTCGCGGCAGACGCAACCCTCACCGAAAGAGATACACCATGAGAATGACGACCCTCCTCCTTGCCATGGCCACGGGCCTGCTGACGTCTTGCGTCTCCGAGCCCCCGCCGACGTCCCAGCAAGCAGCGTGCGCCGCGGAGACGACGGTCGCCGCAGCGTCGGCCTCCTGCGAGTGTCACAATGATGGTTGCTGTTCAATGCTGCTGTGTCCCTACATCGACCCGGACTGCATCTGACATTGCGGGACGCTTCGGCGTGACGCGCCCGCGTGGCCGCCGAGCGTGCCTTCACATGACCCAGAGGCGATGCTCGGTCACCTGACCTTCAGAATCCCGCTCCAGGCGCAGTCCATGCGCACCCCGAGGCCCGAGGTGGCTCGCGGCGTACACCGCGAGCCCACGCCGGTACGGCGCGACCTCGAGCACGCCCACCTCGGTTGCCAGCGGGGAGTACACGGAGGAGCGCCGCAGCGCGCGATGACGCAGGTAGCGCCACACGTCCCGACGCACGAAGCCGGCGTCGGTCAGGAACCAGGCCGCGAGCAGCGGCACCGCCACCGTGGGCCCCTCGAGGTCCTCGTCGCGCTCGATGGGCCCCCATCGCAGCACCCAGGCCCCCCGAGGACGACGCTGCTCGTCACAGGACGACCAGTCCGCCACGAGGCGCCGGACCGCCTGCTCCACGAGCCAGCGGCCTGAAGTGTCCGCATCCGTCATGGGCACGCGTGAAAGCACGATTCCGACACCGCCGCCATGCTCCCTGCCGCTGCGGGTGCCCAGATGAAGGGCCACTGCAATCCGGAGGCTGATGCCCGAGAAATCGCGCGGATTTTGAATCTCCGCGCCGCCGGTGCGTACATTGCGCGTGCATCCACACACGAGGTCCACCGCAATGCGCAACCATTTCACGTCGAAGGCCTTCATCGTCATCGCCTGTGTGCTCGGGTCGATGTCCGCCAGCGCCCAGGACGACGACGAGGCCGCGTCGGTCAAGGTCGGCAAGGACGGCAACGTCCGGGTGAAGGCGCCGGGCGCCACCATCGAGGCTCGCGACGGCTCGGCCCGGGTTCGCGGCGGGGGCGTCGACATCCAGGCCGACGGCGCCTCGGCGCGTGACCGTGACGATGACGACGCGGCGGAGACGTCGTCCCAGAGCGAGGGCTCGCTCGAGCTGGTCGACTCCGACCGCACCGTGAAGCACGACTGCGGCGAAGGCGGCAAGGTGGAGATCGTCGGCTCCAGCAACCAGGTCATCCTGACCGGAACCTGCGAGTACATCGAGGTGACGGGCAGCGAGAACAAGGTCAGCGCCCACACCGTGCGCCGCATCGAGACGACGGGCAGCGACAACAACGTCGTCTGGAAGCACGGCCCCCAGAAGGGCAAGAAGCCGCGCATCAGCAACACCGGCACCAACAACCGCATCTCCCAGGCGCGCTGAGCCGAGACGTCGCGCAGAGGTGGGGCGGGCAGCCCTCCGCCCCCCTTTCGGGTACACTGTCCCCGCAGGCTCGACGAGGGGGACGTCCATGGGCTCGTTGCACTCCGCGGCTCGCGCATCCACGCCCGCACCGGCTCCGAAGGCCACGCCTCCACGTGTAACCCGGACGGTGGTACCGCAGCCCTCCACCGCGCCCACCCAGGACATCTCCCCGGGTGACTCCGCGGACAGGGCCCCTCGCTTCGACATCGGGACCGTCGCGCTGTATCCGCCACCGCGCGCCTTGCGTCCCATGCCCGGTGGCGCGACGACCCGCCCGCTGGGCAGGGTGCAGGCTCCCAGCACTCCCATCAGCCCAGGGCCGTCTCTCGGCGCCATCCCGACCTCGGTTGCGGCCACGGTGGGCGCGTTCGGAACGAACCTGCTCCGCGCCGCGCTGACGCCCCGCGCGCCCGTGGGCAATGCCTCCCCGTCCCTGTCCCGACTCGCGGGTGGAACCCCCGTCCCCGCGTGGATCCGGGCGCCGTTCGAGCAGTCCTACGGCTACGATTTGTCACCGGTCCGCCTGCACACCGGCCCCATGGCGAGACAGGCGGCGAGGTCCGTGGGCGCCGCGGCCTTCACGCTGGGCGACCACATCGTCCTGGGAGGCGACCTCGACGTCGCGAGCGGCGCGGGGAGACACATCCTGGGGCACGAGCTGGCGCACACCGTCCAGGCGCGGCTCGGGGGTGGCCGGGGCCGCATCAGCGAGCCCTCCTGGCCCTCCGAGCGCGAGGCCGAGCGCGCCACCCGGGCGGCCCTCATCCAGTCTCCCTATGAGCTGACCGAGGGCGCCGGAGAGGACCTGCACCGCATCGCGCCGTGGCTCGTGCTGGCGGGAATCGGCCTGGTGGCGGGCGTCGTCACCTGGGCCACCTCCGACAGCCCCGAGGAGAACCAGCGGCGTCACGCGGAGGGCGCTCCGGACCCCTCCAGGAGCCTCTGGGCGCTCGTGCCCGTCTACGGCTCGGTCCAGCAGATTCGCGAGGCGGAGTCGTACTTCCAGCGCGCCCTGGGTACCGGCTTCCTGATGGTCGACTTCGCCACGCTGGGCGCCGCGGGCGTCGCGGGCCGTGCGCTCATCCGAGTCCCTGTCTCCGTCTACCGCACCGCCGTGGCCCGGCGCGCCGCGGGTGAGCTGGTCGTTCGCGAGGGCGGGGAAATCCTCACGGAGGCGATGGCGCGCGAGACGGCCGCGGCCTTCGGTCGCGAGGGCGGCGCGGTCTTCGCCACGCGGGCGGCCGCGGCCACCGAGGTGGAGCGGGCCCTGGGACGCGGCGCCATCGTCGCCGTGACGGAAGGTGGGCTGAATCACGCCGTCATCTACGCCCGCAACGCCGCGGGGCAGATCATGAAGCTCCACGGCGGCCCGCTGCGCGTGCTCTTCCGTGAGACACCCCAGGTCCTCACCCCGCGGCTGGCGGAGAGCGTCGCGCAGCGAGCCAACGCCTACGTGGTCATCGAGGCGGCGGAGGCGGCCGTCAGCATCGAGCAGGCGGTCGCCGTCGCCCAGCGCGGAGGCAACGCCATCCTGCGCTGGTTGCGAGGCACGCCCACCAGTTGCGGCATCATGCAGGGCGCGATTCTCGAGGCCTCGGGGCTCCCGGCGGCGACACTCGCGAGGCTCTTGCCCTCGGGTGGCGCCGCGGCGCGACTGCTCCCCATCACCCTGCTCGAACACATGGCGGGCAACGCCGGTCTGCGCTTCGTCGAGGGCGGCATGGCTCGCATCATCGGCGGCACGCTCATGCAGAGTGGCCTGTCCGCGTTCGGAGGCAGTGTGGGCGTCGTCACCTCCACGCTGATGCGGGTGTTCGTCGACCTGCTCTCGCCCGAGGCCTCGCCCACGCCCGCGACACCCCGTCGTCCGAGGACGACGAGCACGGCGCGACGCACGCCCGAGAGTGATGCCTTCGCCCGCACCATCGTCGAGCAATGGGGGCGCACGCTCCTGGGGCCGGCGAGCATGGTCAGCGCCTCGCTCCCGGACATCATCCCCGGCTGGATTCTGCGCACCCAGGAGTTCAGGGAGTCGCTGGTGCTCTCGCTGGTGGCCCAGGGCATGTCCCTTGAGAGCGCCAGGGAAGTGGTCGATGGAGGCTGAGTCGAAGGCGTCACCCGGACGAGGTGACGCCGCCACGCGCCCGCTCCTGGCGCCACACGCAGAGCTGGCACACGCCAGCGATGAGCAGCAGCCCCCATGTGCACCGAGGCTCGCGCGTCGTGGCCAGCACGAGCACTGACAGCCCCAGCATCCACGGCACCCAGAGGGATTCCCCGTCCCGATAGCGCATGTACACGCGCGCGGGGAACACCAGGAGCACACACGGCAGGGCGAACGACAGCCAGTCCCCGGAAGGCGCGCGGAGCATGAGCCAGAGCGACAGCGCCGTGAACGCGCTCCACTCCGTCAGGACGAGGCCCGTGCGTCGCGCCAGCACCCTTCGCGCTCCGCGCCACGCCAGGAAGGCGCGCGCCTGCGCGACGGACGGTCCGGGAGACGTCGCCTCCTCCACCGAAGACGGAGGCATCGCCACCTCCTGGAGCAGCCGCGCGCGTCGGGAGCGCACCTGTGCACCGAGCGCCACGAGCCCCAGGACGCCGACACCCACGATGACGCCCCAGTCCCGGGACGACGGGGCCCGAGCCTCGGGGGCGAGCGGGGCGACACGTGGGCCTTCCGCTCGAGGCGAGGACCCATCCAGCCGGGTCGCGATGACGTGAGCCATCATCGCGGCCAGGGCGACGAAGACGCCAAGGATGATGGGGACCTCGCGAGGCGCTGCCATGCGGACAGTGCATGGAAGACCGGGCCGCATGTCAATGGCCCGGTTGACTCACCTGCCCGAGGGCCTGGACAGTGGGGCTCGGCTCAATCGCCGCAGGTGCCGAACTCCGAATCCCAGATGCATCCCTTGATGCGACAGAGGGACTCGCTCGTGATGCGCGAACAGATGATGTCCGCGGAGGTCGACTCCTCGGGGGATGCCGCCGGCGCCGCCGTGCGCCCGGTCCAGCCAGACAGGGTCAGGAACGCAGCCAAAGCAATGAAGCCTCGCATGGTCACCTCTCCTCGTGGGCTCATGGACAACCATGAGCCCAACCAGCTTCTTCCTTTCAGCCACTCCAAGTCAAACACACACGGAGCGCGGCGCCCCCGCCAGAAAATCCACCTCGCATCGACTCACATCCCTACAAAGACACACGTTTCTTGAGCCACACGAGGCGCGGCTGTCCGCGGTACCCGCGAAGCGCTCTGGATGCAGCCGACATCGGGCTATGCCGAGGCGCTTCTTGAAGCACACACGCCCCCTACTCAGGCGCGATGCGCGCGCGGGTTGCCGCTAGGGAGTCGCGGACGACAGCGCGGTGAGGACCTGGCACGAGCTCAGGACGTCGGGAGGAGCACTTCCTCCGAAGCGCTGGGTCAGCCAGGCCACGGTGCCTGGGATGTCATCCCCCAACACGCCGAAGTGGTCCGCCACCGGGCACCCCACGTACTCCACCGAGGCCTGACGCGCGATGAGCTCGTTGCGGACGACCCACGTCTGCGCCGGATTCACGCGCGCATCCAGGCGTCCCTGCACCAGGCGCACCGGCACTCCGATGCTCAGATACCCCGGATGCATCGCCCGCAGCTGCGCGAGCAACGGCGGCCAGTTCGCGGTCTCGCTCATCACATTGCCCTTGGGGATGAAGCTCCCCCAGGAGTCCGTCAGGCTCAGCTCGGTGCGGCACTTCGTGTCGACATCCGCGTACAGCCTCAGCGCCTGAGGCTTGAGCAGCTGCTCCAGCTTCACCCCGTCCGGGTCTCCCCCCTCAGCCCCGGCGAGGAAGAGTGGAATGAACGCGGCGTCCGGCGAGGCCTCGGTGACTTGCACGGCGAGCGGGAAGGTCAGGTGCATCGCGGACGCTGGCGCATAGGCCAGCGCGCCCACCAGCTCCAGGTCCTTGCCACGCAGGCGCTCTGGAGCCTCGGCCGCGGAGAACAGCGCCGCCTGGCCTCCCTGGGAGTGACCCACGACGGCGTACTTCTTCGACAGCTTGCCCGGGTACAGCTTGTGCGCCGCCAACACGCTGTCGAGCACGCCGCGCGCCTGCGAGCGCCCCAGCAGGTACGGGTGCCGCCCCTCCGTGCCGAGCCCCTCGTAGTCGGTCATCACCACGGCCCACTTCATCTCGCCCAGGAAGTAGTTGAGCAGCCGCTGGGGGGCCTGGTTGTACCAATGGGCGCTCGCGCCCAGCACATCGCGCGACGGCGCGCACTTGTCGGCCACGCCCACCGTCCCGTGCGCCCAGGCAATCACCGGCCAGCCTCCTTCCGGCGGCTCCCCCTTCGGGAGCGCGATGATGCCAGACACCGCGATGGGCCTGTCTCCCTTCACCGCATCCGAGCGGTACAGCACGCGCACGTTGCTCCCCGCCTGCTCCAACGCGGCCAGGCCCGTGAGCGGCTCGTGCCGGAGGACATCGCCCTGAGAGGAGGTCGGGAGCGAGTCAGGTGTGCGGTAGAACGGCGGGAGCTCATCCTGCTGCGGCTGAGGCGGCCCGCGATTGCACGCGAAGACGAGGACGGACAGGGACACGAGGGACGCAACGCACCTGCGCGAGACAGGCATGACGACTCCCAGGAGAGGGCCGCGCGCGCGGGAGCTGGACGAGGAGGCCGGCGTGGGCATCCAGTCTCGAAGAGCGAGCCGACGGCTCACAAGCCCGACACGGAGCCCCGGGAGGAAGCACTCCGTGTCTCGAGCCTCCGTCGTGAACCAGCCGACACGCGCCTGCCCTCGCGGGCCACGTTCGTCGAGGCGGCTCCAACAACGGCGAAGGCGGCACCCTGTTCGAGCAGTGCCGCCACGGTCCTACGGATTCAAGTGAGCGACTCAGAGGTCCACGTGCCACAGCTGGTTGTCGGCCGCCTTGCGATGCATCGGGTAGACGATGAGTCGACCCGAGCCATCCGCCTTGCCGCCCTCGATATCCAGCACGAAGCCATTGAGGGCGCTCTGGATGTAGTAGGTGCCGCGGGCGCGACCGGGCACGAGCTTCCACACCTGGTTGGGGCTGCCGTGGGCTTCCCACATGATGACGCGGGTTCCCTGCGCCTTGTTCGCGCCATCGATGTCGAGCACGAGTCCGTTGAGCTTGCTGCGGATGAGGTAGCCGCCTCGGGTGGGGACCAGCTCCCACTGCTGGTTGTCGTTGCCCTCGAGGTGGGACTTCGCGGGGTGGGCGATGAGTCCAGCGCCGAGCGAGCGGTTGTTGCCCTCGATGTCGAGCACGAGCCCCGCGAGCTTGCTGCGGATGAAGGAGGTGCGCTGGTGGCGCGGCTCATCGCGGCCGTGACCATGGCCCCGGCCCGGCGGCGGGGGCGGAGGAGTCGGGCGAGCCTCGCCCTGGCACCAACCGGAGGGGCTGCAGGTGCGCGCGCCATCGCACTGTGAGGAGCTGTTGCAGCGGTTGGGACCGGGGCGGTTGCGAGACTCGTCCCAGCGGTAGTCAGGACCGGGGCCCGCCGCCGCCGTCATCGGCAGGAGCAGCAGCGCGAGCGCCATCCAGCCCCTGCCCTTCGCCGACCGGTTTTCACGCGCACGAACACCCTTGGAGCCACCGCGAACCGCCAACATGGGACTTCTCCTTTTTGGAATCTCCGGCAGCGGGGCCGCTCTCGCCGTCCCTCTTACCGTGTGCTCTACATGACGGGGGCCGGGGGATTTCATTCACGCCCGGCCCGCGTCACTCGACGGGCACGTGCTGCTGGAGGAAATGTCCCACCCGTCCCCGGGCGAGCTGTCGGCCGAAGCCGCCGTCCCAGATGTCGAAGCCGTGCTCCGCGTACGGGAGCGTGAAGAGCGCGTGGGGCCCCCCGAACTGGGCGAGCCGTGCGGCCATCGCCTGGGAGGCCTCGGGCGGCACGACGCTGTCGGCGCCACCGTGGAGCAGGAGCGTGGGTGGAGAACGTCGACCGATGTGGTGGATGGGGGAGAGCAGCTCGTACAACTCGCGGTGGCCGTCCAGCGGTGCACCGGTGAAGCCCTCGAGCGTGTCGGCGTTGTGCGCGGCGTGGGCC belongs to Myxococcus fulvus and includes:
- a CDS encoding ankyrin repeat domain-containing protein; amino-acid sequence: MSRAREPKKVDVAALMTKADALLDEMPPQLEQAMVLLRQVVAADPEHLLALHSLSWSLDPTRRLEPHRWAREVKAEHWALRDRILALTRGTKPGGKLTLAQKARSLALSQWAEDLVRGTPSVAQLDEVEAALDEAESLRSLPDHQRGRRGLAAWRALTQGKKEQGYRELLSLLEENPGMCAQGVTDDDDPLNFQGLEGAFSDEGFHTWLRKQKPAKAKGKEFDKGLLLAAGLDAKPFFGPGFEGNSRIGRVLALVALGADLSAKDSNKRGVLHLAAMVDDAGLVKELLRLGVSTDAVDGDKSTPLHAAAEHGSVSCIGPLAKGGVPVDALDGAGRTALFEARTAQVAKALIDAGANPNAGKGWTPLHQHARFKERGPVIEVLLAAGADVTLKNSSGQTPVQEALEHKHAALAQLLGAKVPKGKKGALDVRPLLEELERRKKAVLASWYYEGEDVDAIEQVLKGLELQGATSWDELAAALQGEFPWTVMAIVELVRDVLPAEAQTPGFKKAPRFVRGNLVVKGDVHLDAPLLVTGDLTVSGVLRNAGLEGLLAVGGTLRVSGLDTDGEVIVGEDVEAQVVWGHGNDASLRVGGVLKAEVVIEDDHDVQAKVKAANHYKSGFDASDVALKKVFVPKAFKGRTLDREKLFDLLSKTGAVRL
- a CDS encoding DUF3060 domain-containing protein, yielding MRNHFTSKAFIVIACVLGSMSASAQDDDEAASVKVGKDGNVRVKAPGATIEARDGSARVRGGGVDIQADGASARDRDDDDAAETSSQSEGSLELVDSDRTVKHDCGEGGKVEIVGSSNQVILTGTCEYIEVTGSENKVSAHTVRRIETTGSDNNVVWKHGPQKGKKPRISNTGTNNRISQAR
- a CDS encoding DUF4157 domain-containing protein — protein: MVPQPSTAPTQDISPGDSADRAPRFDIGTVALYPPPRALRPMPGGATTRPLGRVQAPSTPISPGPSLGAIPTSVAATVGAFGTNLLRAALTPRAPVGNASPSLSRLAGGTPVPAWIRAPFEQSYGYDLSPVRLHTGPMARQAARSVGAAAFTLGDHIVLGGDLDVASGAGRHILGHELAHTVQARLGGGRGRISEPSWPSEREAERATRAALIQSPYELTEGAGEDLHRIAPWLVLAGIGLVAGVVTWATSDSPEENQRRHAEGAPDPSRSLWALVPVYGSVQQIREAESYFQRALGTGFLMVDFATLGAAGVAGRALIRVPVSVYRTAVARRAAGELVVREGGEILTEAMARETAAAFGREGGAVFATRAAAATEVERALGRGAIVAVTEGGLNHAVIYARNAAGQIMKLHGGPLRVLFRETPQVLTPRLAESVAQRANAYVVIEAAEAAVSIEQAVAVAQRGGNAILRWLRGTPTSCGIMQGAILEASGLPAATLARLLPSGGAAARLLPITLLEHMAGNAGLRFVEGGMARIIGGTLMQSGLSAFGGSVGVVTSTLMRVFVDLLSPEASPTPATPRRPRTTSTARRTPESDAFARTIVEQWGRTLLGPASMVSASLPDIIPGWILRTQEFRESLVLSLVAQGMSLESAREVVDGG
- a CDS encoding lipase family protein; the encoded protein is MSLSVLVFACNRGPPQPQQDELPPFYRTPDSLPTSSQGDVLRHEPLTGLAALEQAGSNVRVLYRSDAVKGDRPIAVSGIIALPKGEPPEGGWPVIAWAHGTVGVADKCAPSRDVLGASAHWYNQAPQRLLNYFLGEMKWAVVMTDYEGLGTEGRHPYLLGRSQARGVLDSVLAAHKLYPGKLSKKYAVVGHSQGGQAALFSAAEAPERLRGKDLELVGALAYAPASAMHLTFPLAVQVTEASPDAAFIPLFLAGAEGGDPDGVKLEQLLKPQALRLYADVDTKCRTELSLTDSWGSFIPKGNVMSETANWPPLLAQLRAMHPGYLSIGVPVRLVQGRLDARVNPAQTWVVRNELIARQASVEYVGCPVADHFGVLGDDIPGTVAWLTQRFGGSAPPDVLSSCQVLTALSSATP
- a CDS encoding RICIN domain-containing protein, whose translation is MLAVRGGSKGVRARENRSAKGRGWMALALLLLPMTAAAGPGPDYRWDESRNRPGPNRCNSSSQCDGARTCSPSGWCQGEARPTPPPPPPGRGHGHGRDEPRHQRTSFIRSKLAGLVLDIEGNNRSLGAGLIAHPAKSHLEGNDNQQWELVPTRGGYLIRSKLNGLVLDIDGANKAQGTRVIMWEAHGSPNQVWKLVPGRARGTYYIQSALNGFVLDIEGGKADGSGRLIVYPMHRKAADNQLWHVDL